One genomic window of Augochlora pura isolate Apur16 chromosome 5, APUR_v2.2.1, whole genome shotgun sequence includes the following:
- the Hppy gene encoding MAP4K3-like protein hppy isoform X9, whose translation MALNANALSSDISRRNPQDEYELIQRIGSGTYGDVYKAKRLSMNDLAAIKVIKLEPGDDFAIIQQEILMMKDCRHPNIIAYYGSYLRREKLWICMEYCGGGSLQDIYHITGPLSEIQIAYMCRETLLGLAYLHSMGKMHRDIKSANILLTEAGDVKLADFGVSAQITATINKRKSFIGTPYWMAPEVAAVERKGGYNQLCDIWACGITAIELAELQPPMFDLHPMRALFLMSKSGFKPPTLKDKDKWSPTFHNFVKVALTKNPKKRPTAEKLLQHAFFQGEMSKRLALELLQKVSNPSHMFTDLEADEDGAVPNVPQRIASRHTARPRPKSPIPQLDSDDQINLDGTLQREVISPSVDGSPAWDIMDIMNNVKTVHNCDAHPDCGIGTAFEDEQEKSLLQYIDEELLLRATLPLGESSNDCELHCPYYNMSGQNEAPGDGDRESMSPDLLSDTPPVPPRRRDRKRHTPPRPISNGLPPTPKVHMGACFSKVFNGCPLRIHCTASWIHPDTRDQHLLIAAEEGIYNLNLNELHETAIDQLYPRRTIWMYVIKDVLMSLSGKTPQLYRHDLLAMQSKQSHRFSLHMNKIPERLVPRKFALTTKVPDTKGCTKCCVGRNPYNGYKYLCGAMPTGIFLMQWYDPLNKFMLLKHFDCTLPSPLNVFEIIITPEMEYPMVCVSVKQPYQQNKLKLDLINMNSGASWFHSDELEDMDGSATVIPRRENLHVINVTQLEKNAILVCYDNVVKVVTPQGKPRSTRRHMSELHFNFQIESIICLPDSVLAFHKHGMQGRSFKNGEVTQEISDPSRTYRLLGSDKVVMLESHLVQSGTLTESEGADLYILAGHEASY comes from the exons ATGGCTTTGAACGCGAACGCACTGTCCAGTGACATAAGCCGACGAAATCCACAAGATGAGTACGAGCTCATTCAGAGGATAGGTAGCGGAACGTACGGAGACGTTTATAAG GCCAAAAGACTTTCCATGAATGACCTCGCTGCTATTAAGGTTATCAAACTGGAACCAG GGGatgattttgcaattattcaGCAAGAAATCCTGATGATGAAGGATTGCAGGCATCcaaatataattgcatattatGGGAGCTACCTGAGAAGGGAAAAATTATGGATTTGTATGGAATATTGTGGAGGTGGTTCCCTGCAGGATATATATCACA TAACTGGACCATTATCAGAAATACAAATAGCATATATGTGCCGAGAAACCCTGTTGGGACTAGCTTATCTACATAGTATGGGGAAGATGCATCGTGACATTAAAAGTgccaatatattattaactgaAGCGGGGGATGTAAAATTAGCAGACTTTGGAGTCTCTGCACAGATTACAGCCACTATCaataaaaggaaaagtttTATCGGCACCCCCTATTGGATGGCACCAGAG gtGGCAGCTGTAGAAAGGAAAGGCGGCTACAATCAACTTTGTGATATTTGGGCATGTGGTATCACCGCGATAGAGCTGGCGGAATTGCAACCGCCCATGTTCGATTTGCATCCGATGCGAGCTCTTTTTCTTATGTCGAAGTCCGGTTTTAAACCGCCGACATTGAAAGACAAAGACAAGTGGAGTCCAACGTTTCACAATTTCGTGAAAGTCGCTCTCACAAAAAATCCTAAAAAACGACCAACGGCTGAGAAGCTGCTACAg CACGCATTTTTTCAAGGCGAAATGAGTAAACGTTTAGCTTTGGAATTGTTGCAGAAGGTATCGAATCCTAGTCATATGTTTACTGATTTAGAAGCTGACGAAGACGGAGCTGTACCGAATGTTCCACAAAGAATCGCTTCACGTCATACTGCAAGACCGAGACCAAAAAGCCCTATACCGCAATTAGATAGCGATG ATCAAATTAATCTAGATGGAACATTACAAAGAGAAGTAATATCGCCATCTGTTGATGGTAGTCCAGCATGGGATATTATGGACATCATGAATAATGTAAAG ACTGTTCATAATTGTGATGCACATCCAGACTGTGGTATTGGTACTGCATTCGAAGACGAGCAAGAAAA GAGTCTATTGCAGTACATTGATGAGGAGTTGTTGCTAAG aGCTACGCTTCCCCTGGGAGAGTCATCAAATGATTGCGAATTGCACTGCCCATACTATAACATGTCAG GTCAAAACGAGGCACCAGGTGATGGAGATAGAGAAAGCATGAGTCCGGACTTATTATCAGACACCCCACCTGTTCCGCCAAGGAGAAGGGACAGGAAGCGTCATACTCCACCGAGACCTATCAGCAATGGACTGCCGCCCACGCCCAAAGTGCACATGGGAGCGTGTTTTTCAAAA GTATTCAATGGTTGTCCTCTAAGAATACATTGCACTGCGAGTTGGATCCATCCAGATACAAGAGATCAGCACCTATTGATTGCAGCAGAAGAAGGAATTTACAATCTGAACCTAAATGAACTTCATGAGACTGCTATAGATCAGTTGTATCCCAGACGTACTATCTGGATGTATGTCATCAAGGATGTTCTCATGTCTTTGTCTGGTAAAACCCCGCAATTGTACAGACACGACCTGCTAGCAATGCAAAGCAAACAGAGCCACAGGTTTTCATTGCACATGAACAAAATACCAGAGAGATTAGTGCCCAGAAAGTTTGCCTTAACGACCAAGGTCCCAGACACAAAGGGATGCACCAAGTGTTGCGTTGGGAGAAACCCATACAACGG GTACAAATATCTTTGTGGTGCGATGCCTACGGGAATATTTCTGATGCAATGGTATGACCCGCTGAACAAGTTCATGCTTCTGAAGCACTTTGATTGTACTCTGCCGTCGCCATTGAACGTGTTTGAGATCATTATAACGCCCGAAATGGAGTATCCAATGGTATGCGTGTCCGTGAAGCAACCATATCAGCagaacaaattgaaattagatTTGATTAATATGAATTCGGGAGCGAGCTGGTTTCACAGTGATGAACTAGAAGATATGGATGGTTCAG CCACTGTGATACCAAGAAGAGAAAACCTTCATGTAATCAATGTAACTCAATTGGAGAAGAATGCTATATTAGTATGTTATGACA ATGTAGTGAAAGTAGTGACACCACAAGGAAAACCTAGATCAACCAGAAGGCATATGTCAGAGTTACATTTCAACTTTCAAATCGAGTCCATTA TTTGTTTGCCAGACAGCGTACTAGCATTTCATAAGCATGGTATGCAGGGTAGGAGTTTCAAGAATGGTGAAGTCACACAGGAGATTAGTGACCCGAGTAGAACGTACAGATTGTTAGGATCTGACAA AGTGGTGATGTTGGAGAGTCACTTGGTCCAGTCAGGTACGCTGACAGAATCCGAGGGAGCGGACTTGTACATACTTGCTGGGCACGAGGCCAGTTACTAA
- the Hppy gene encoding MAP4K3-like protein hppy isoform X4, with translation MALNANALSSDISRRNPQDEYELIQRIGSGTYGDVYKAKRLSMNDLAAIKVIKLEPGDDFAIIQQEILMMKDCRHPNIIAYYGSYLRREKLWICMEYCGGGSLQDIYHITGPLSEIQIAYMCRETLLGLAYLHSMGKMHRDIKSANILLTEAGDVKLADFGVSAQITATINKRKSFIGTPYWMAPEVAAVERKGGYNQLCDIWACGITAIELAELQPPMFDLHPMRALFLMSKSGFKPPTLKDKDKWSPTFHNFVKVALTKNPKKRPTAEKLLQHAFFQGEMSKRLALELLQKVSNPSHMFTDLEADEDGAVPNVPQRIASRHTARPRPKSPIPQLDSDDQINLDGTLQREVISPSVDGSPAWDIMDIMNNVKTVHNCDAHPDCGIGTAFEDEQEKSLLQYIDEELLLRATLPLGESSNDCELHCPYYNMSGSQASPRRHSSVDELYGLVSSSQSLTAANGQRQRSLSDSGPRDETSQSNGQNEAPGDGDRESMSPDLLSDTPPVPPRRRDRKRHTPPRPISNGLPPTPKVHMGACFSKVFNGCPLRIHCTASWIHPDTRDQHLLIAAEEGIYNLNLNELHETAIDQLYPRRTIWMYVIKDVLMSLSGKTPQLYRHDLLAMQSKQSHRFSLHMNKIPERLVPRKFALTTKVPDTKGCTKCCVGRNPYNGYKYLCGAMPTGIFLMQWYDPLNKFMLLKHFDCTLPSPLNVFEIIITPEMEYPMVCVSVKQPYQQNKLKLDLINMNSGASWFHSDELEDMDGSATVIPRRENLHVINVTQLEKNAILVCYDNVVKVVTPQGKPRSTRRHMSELHFNFQIESIICLPDSVLAFHKHGMQGRSFKNGEVTQEISDPSRTYRLLGSDKVVMLESHLVQSGTLTESEGADLYILAGHEASY, from the exons ATGGCTTTGAACGCGAACGCACTGTCCAGTGACATAAGCCGACGAAATCCACAAGATGAGTACGAGCTCATTCAGAGGATAGGTAGCGGAACGTACGGAGACGTTTATAAG GCCAAAAGACTTTCCATGAATGACCTCGCTGCTATTAAGGTTATCAAACTGGAACCAG GGGatgattttgcaattattcaGCAAGAAATCCTGATGATGAAGGATTGCAGGCATCcaaatataattgcatattatGGGAGCTACCTGAGAAGGGAAAAATTATGGATTTGTATGGAATATTGTGGAGGTGGTTCCCTGCAGGATATATATCACA TAACTGGACCATTATCAGAAATACAAATAGCATATATGTGCCGAGAAACCCTGTTGGGACTAGCTTATCTACATAGTATGGGGAAGATGCATCGTGACATTAAAAGTgccaatatattattaactgaAGCGGGGGATGTAAAATTAGCAGACTTTGGAGTCTCTGCACAGATTACAGCCACTATCaataaaaggaaaagtttTATCGGCACCCCCTATTGGATGGCACCAGAG gtGGCAGCTGTAGAAAGGAAAGGCGGCTACAATCAACTTTGTGATATTTGGGCATGTGGTATCACCGCGATAGAGCTGGCGGAATTGCAACCGCCCATGTTCGATTTGCATCCGATGCGAGCTCTTTTTCTTATGTCGAAGTCCGGTTTTAAACCGCCGACATTGAAAGACAAAGACAAGTGGAGTCCAACGTTTCACAATTTCGTGAAAGTCGCTCTCACAAAAAATCCTAAAAAACGACCAACGGCTGAGAAGCTGCTACAg CACGCATTTTTTCAAGGCGAAATGAGTAAACGTTTAGCTTTGGAATTGTTGCAGAAGGTATCGAATCCTAGTCATATGTTTACTGATTTAGAAGCTGACGAAGACGGAGCTGTACCGAATGTTCCACAAAGAATCGCTTCACGTCATACTGCAAGACCGAGACCAAAAAGCCCTATACCGCAATTAGATAGCGATG ATCAAATTAATCTAGATGGAACATTACAAAGAGAAGTAATATCGCCATCTGTTGATGGTAGTCCAGCATGGGATATTATGGACATCATGAATAATGTAAAG ACTGTTCATAATTGTGATGCACATCCAGACTGTGGTATTGGTACTGCATTCGAAGACGAGCAAGAAAA GAGTCTATTGCAGTACATTGATGAGGAGTTGTTGCTAAG aGCTACGCTTCCCCTGGGAGAGTCATCAAATGATTGCGAATTGCACTGCCCATACTATAACATGTCAG GATCTCAAGCAAGCCCCAGGCGTCACAGCTCTGTGGACGAGTTGTATGGTTTGGTGAGCAGTTCACAATCCCTAACTGCTGCCAATGGACAACGTCAACGATCTCTCTCGGACAGTGGTCCCAGAGATGAGACCTCACAGTCTAATG GTCAAAACGAGGCACCAGGTGATGGAGATAGAGAAAGCATGAGTCCGGACTTATTATCAGACACCCCACCTGTTCCGCCAAGGAGAAGGGACAGGAAGCGTCATACTCCACCGAGACCTATCAGCAATGGACTGCCGCCCACGCCCAAAGTGCACATGGGAGCGTGTTTTTCAAAA GTATTCAATGGTTGTCCTCTAAGAATACATTGCACTGCGAGTTGGATCCATCCAGATACAAGAGATCAGCACCTATTGATTGCAGCAGAAGAAGGAATTTACAATCTGAACCTAAATGAACTTCATGAGACTGCTATAGATCAGTTGTATCCCAGACGTACTATCTGGATGTATGTCATCAAGGATGTTCTCATGTCTTTGTCTGGTAAAACCCCGCAATTGTACAGACACGACCTGCTAGCAATGCAAAGCAAACAGAGCCACAGGTTTTCATTGCACATGAACAAAATACCAGAGAGATTAGTGCCCAGAAAGTTTGCCTTAACGACCAAGGTCCCAGACACAAAGGGATGCACCAAGTGTTGCGTTGGGAGAAACCCATACAACGG GTACAAATATCTTTGTGGTGCGATGCCTACGGGAATATTTCTGATGCAATGGTATGACCCGCTGAACAAGTTCATGCTTCTGAAGCACTTTGATTGTACTCTGCCGTCGCCATTGAACGTGTTTGAGATCATTATAACGCCCGAAATGGAGTATCCAATGGTATGCGTGTCCGTGAAGCAACCATATCAGCagaacaaattgaaattagatTTGATTAATATGAATTCGGGAGCGAGCTGGTTTCACAGTGATGAACTAGAAGATATGGATGGTTCAG CCACTGTGATACCAAGAAGAGAAAACCTTCATGTAATCAATGTAACTCAATTGGAGAAGAATGCTATATTAGTATGTTATGACA ATGTAGTGAAAGTAGTGACACCACAAGGAAAACCTAGATCAACCAGAAGGCATATGTCAGAGTTACATTTCAACTTTCAAATCGAGTCCATTA TTTGTTTGCCAGACAGCGTACTAGCATTTCATAAGCATGGTATGCAGGGTAGGAGTTTCAAGAATGGTGAAGTCACACAGGAGATTAGTGACCCGAGTAGAACGTACAGATTGTTAGGATCTGACAA AGTGGTGATGTTGGAGAGTCACTTGGTCCAGTCAGGTACGCTGACAGAATCCGAGGGAGCGGACTTGTACATACTTGCTGGGCACGAGGCCAGTTACTAA